In Akkermansia muciniphila, one DNA window encodes the following:
- a CDS encoding beta-N-acetylhexosaminidase: MIPRPAALRTQTGESGFSLKNGVRLPEENPLSRQAERIFRDNGINTVLVKNKADIIFTEDASLGREGYRLAVTPDSISIASGSVNGALYALQSLVQSVAADRNGDPTLPRLDVEDRPRFSWRGLMMDSCRHMMPVRDIKKILDLMERYKFNTLHWHLTDDQGWRLPVSKYPRLTTVGGARAQSPVIGSRNKADGAPYSGHYTPEEIREVVRYAKDRGITVIPEVEMPGHASAAIAAYPELGNTDIPGYAPKVQETWGVHPYTFAPTEKTFRFLEDVIDEVCALFPDSPYIHIGGDEAPKDQWKQSPAAQQVMRDNGLANEHELQSYFIRRVEKMINSRGKRLIGWDEIQEGGLSPTATMMVWRSWMPNSARHALEQGNDVVMTPNSHLYFDYDQGPGKPSAPEYETINNDNLTWQRVYGLDPVPQGTLREREKQVLGCQANIWTEYIPNLPKWEYHVFPRALALAEVAWTPKDQKNEKDFRKRLDRQLPFLDAHNVNYKRPDNGAPARPDAVITRECR, translated from the coding sequence ATGATTCCCCGGCCCGCCGCCCTGCGCACCCAAACCGGAGAAAGCGGCTTTTCCCTGAAAAACGGCGTCAGGCTCCCGGAAGAAAATCCGCTTTCCAGGCAGGCGGAACGGATTTTCCGCGATAATGGAATCAATACGGTGCTGGTTAAAAACAAAGCGGACATCATCTTTACGGAAGACGCGTCCCTGGGCAGGGAAGGCTACCGCCTTGCCGTAACGCCGGATTCCATCTCCATTGCTTCCGGTTCCGTGAATGGCGCTTTGTATGCCCTTCAATCCCTTGTGCAAAGCGTCGCTGCCGACAGGAATGGAGATCCGACCCTGCCCAGGCTGGACGTGGAGGACCGGCCCCGCTTCTCATGGCGCGGCCTGATGATGGACAGCTGCCGCCACATGATGCCCGTGCGGGACATCAAAAAGATTCTGGATTTGATGGAAAGGTACAAATTCAACACCCTGCACTGGCACCTGACGGACGACCAGGGATGGAGGCTCCCGGTCTCCAAGTACCCCAGGCTGACCACCGTGGGAGGCGCCCGGGCGCAGTCCCCCGTCATCGGCAGCCGCAACAAGGCGGACGGCGCGCCCTACTCCGGCCATTACACTCCGGAAGAAATCCGGGAAGTGGTGCGGTACGCCAAAGACCGCGGCATTACCGTCATTCCGGAGGTGGAAATGCCGGGCCACGCCTCCGCCGCCATTGCCGCGTATCCGGAACTGGGCAACACGGACATTCCGGGCTATGCGCCCAAGGTGCAGGAAACCTGGGGCGTGCATCCCTACACCTTCGCTCCCACGGAAAAAACCTTCCGTTTTCTGGAAGACGTCATTGACGAAGTGTGCGCCCTGTTCCCGGACAGCCCCTATATCCACATCGGCGGGGATGAAGCCCCCAAGGACCAGTGGAAGCAGTCCCCCGCGGCGCAGCAGGTCATGAGGGACAACGGCCTGGCCAACGAGCACGAACTCCAGAGCTACTTCATCCGCCGCGTGGAAAAAATGATCAACAGCCGCGGAAAAAGGCTCATCGGCTGGGATGAAATCCAGGAAGGAGGCCTCTCCCCCACCGCCACCATGATGGTCTGGCGCAGCTGGATGCCGAACAGCGCGCGGCACGCTCTGGAACAGGGCAACGACGTGGTGATGACGCCCAACAGCCACTTGTACTTTGACTATGACCAGGGGCCCGGCAAACCCTCAGCGCCGGAGTATGAAACCATCAATAACGACAACCTGACCTGGCAGCGCGTTTACGGGCTGGACCCCGTCCCGCAGGGAACGCTCCGGGAACGGGAAAAACAGGTGCTGGGCTGCCAGGCGAACATCTGGACGGAATACATCCCTAACCTGCCGAAATGGGAATACCACGTCTTCCCCCGCGCCCTGGCGCTTGCGGAAGTAGCCTGGACCCCCAAGGATCAGAAAAACGAGAAGGACTTCCGCAAGCGCCTCGACCGCCAGCTTCCTTTTCTGGACGCCCATAACGTCAACTACAAAAGGCCGGATAACGGAGCCCCCGCACGGCCGGATGCCGTCATTACCCGGGAATGCCGTTAA
- a CDS encoding MFS transporter: MNEAASPRIRKTMVFVLLALFLGQFGSGVYDLIFSNFLRDAQHLDVEMRGLIEFPRELPGILSLFVVSLLFMFNEVRMAGVACLLMFGGMYALAFCGAGTSLWTLSAWILTVSLGQHILMGMIDTIVIHTARPENRSLRLGQMKALGTAAALLGALCVWIKWKFNQSFAVDFFVTGGVCLLASLFLSRVKTPVFPQRRGWRQCFVFKRRYAVYYGLEILHGIRKQLYLTFGFWLMVSTLGQSPGYIGKTLLMAGVIGLVTQPLIGWSIKRYGERKVTIFDSVALSLLCLAYAFAPELLPLHWAVGVVTACFVLDNLLFALGMARSTYVARICEKPEDITPSIYTGLAINHVVSIAYGVLGGVIWMNTGGPQAVFLIGGAATVGAGLVARRMDRPQP; this comes from the coding sequence ATGAATGAAGCCGCTTCCCCCCGCATCAGGAAGACGATGGTATTTGTGCTGCTGGCGCTTTTTCTGGGCCAGTTCGGAAGCGGTGTGTATGATCTCATTTTCAGCAATTTCCTGCGTGATGCCCAGCATCTTGACGTGGAGATGCGCGGACTGATTGAATTCCCCCGGGAATTGCCCGGCATCCTGTCTCTTTTTGTGGTCAGCCTGCTTTTCATGTTTAATGAGGTCCGCATGGCCGGGGTGGCGTGCCTGCTGATGTTCGGCGGCATGTACGCGCTGGCTTTCTGCGGCGCCGGAACCAGCCTGTGGACTTTGTCTGCGTGGATTTTGACGGTGAGCCTGGGTCAGCATATCCTGATGGGCATGATTGACACCATTGTCATCCATACGGCGAGGCCGGAAAACCGCAGCCTGCGGCTCGGCCAGATGAAGGCTCTGGGAACGGCCGCCGCGCTGCTGGGCGCGCTGTGCGTGTGGATCAAGTGGAAATTCAATCAATCTTTTGCCGTGGACTTTTTCGTCACGGGGGGCGTGTGCCTGCTGGCATCCCTGTTTCTGAGCCGGGTGAAGACGCCCGTCTTCCCGCAACGGCGCGGATGGAGGCAATGTTTCGTCTTCAAGCGCAGATATGCCGTTTATTATGGATTGGAAATTCTGCACGGCATCCGCAAGCAGCTTTATCTGACCTTCGGTTTCTGGCTGATGGTCAGCACGCTGGGCCAGTCTCCCGGATATATCGGAAAAACCCTGCTCATGGCCGGCGTCATCGGGCTGGTCACTCAACCCCTGATCGGCTGGAGCATCAAGCGCTACGGGGAACGGAAGGTGACGATTTTCGACAGCGTGGCGCTGTCCCTCCTGTGCCTGGCATACGCCTTCGCTCCGGAACTGCTGCCCCTGCATTGGGCCGTGGGGGTAGTGACCGCCTGCTTTGTCCTGGACAACCTGCTGTTTGCGCTGGGCATGGCCCGGAGCACCTACGTGGCCCGCATCTGCGAGAAGCCGGAGGACATTACGCCAAGCATTTACACCGGGCTGGCCATCAATCATGTGGTTTCTATCGCTTACGGCGTGCTGGGCGGCGTGATCTGGATGAATACGGGCGGCCCGCAAGCGGTGTTCCTGATAGGCGGTGCGGCTACCGTCGGGGCCGGGCTGGTGGCGCGGCGAATGGACAGGCCGCAGCCTTGA